CAGCGTCGCGATGGTCGGCGACGGGGTCAACGACGCGGCCGCGCTCGCCCAGGCCGACCTGGGCCTGGCCATGGGCACCGGCACCGACGCGGCCATCGAGGCCGGCGACCTGACCCTCGTACGGGGCGACCTGCGGGCGGCGGCCGACGCCATCCGGCTCGCCCGCAAGACGCTCGGCACCATCCGCTCGAACCTGTTCTGGGCCTTCGCCTACAACGTGGCCGCCCTGCCGCTCGCCGCGGCCGGCCTGCTCAACCCGATGATCGCCGGAGCGGCCATGGCCTTCTCCTCGGTCTTCGTCGTCGGCAACAGCCTGCGTCTGCGCGGCTTCCGGGCCGCCTCCAACTGAGGAGCCCCCGTGGCCGGTTACGTAGAACACAAGGAAGACGTCATCCGACGGCTGCGGCGGATCGAGGGCCAGGTCCGCGGCGTGCAGCGGATGGTCGCCGAGGACGTCTACTGCATCGACGTGCTCACCCAGGTGTCCGCGATCAACGCCGCGCTCCAGTCCTGCGCCGTCACCCTGCTCGACGAGCACCTCAGCTGCTGCGTCACCGAGGCGATCGCGCAGGGCGGGGACCGGGCGAGGGTCAAGGTCGGCGAGGCCACCAAGGCCATCGCCCGCCTGATCCGCACGTAGCACCCGCCGATCCGTACGCAGCACCGCCCGCGGACCCCGTCCGGCCCCGCTCCCGCTGCCCCTCCACCCGCACCGCGCGGTGGAGGGGCAGCCGGCGTTTGCGCGCCCCGCGTACCGGGCCGGGGTATGCCCCCGCGGGCGGGGCGGGCCGTACGATGAGCCGCTCGCGAGGGGGAGGGCCGAGAGGGATGCGCGTACGCCGGCTGGGAGAGCTGGAGGCCGAGATCATGGACCGGGTGTGGCAGTGGGAACGCCCCGCCTCGGTCCGCGAGATCGTCGACGACATAAACCGGGGCCGCAAGGTCGCCTACACCACCGTCATGACCGTGGCCGACATCCTGTACCGCAAGGGCTGGCTGAGCCGCGAGAAATCGGGGCGGGCCTGGATGTACCAGGCGGTGCGCAGCCGCGAGGAGTACACCGCGGCGCTGATGCAGGACGCGCTCGGCGACAGCCAGGACCGCAGGGCCACGCTGCTGCGGTTCGTGGAGCGCATGTCCCACGAGGACGTGGAGGCGCTGGACGAGGCCCTGCGCGCCGCCCGCCCCGACCGCCCGGCGGACGGGCACGGCCGGTGAACCACCACGTCCTGCCACCCCTCGGACTCGCCCTGATCACCGGTCTGGTGCTCCCGTGGCTGCTGGTCCGCGCCCGCTGGGCCCAGCAGGTGCCCCGCCTGGGCCTGGCCGCGTGGATCGCCTGCGGCGCCGCCTTCGCGCTGTCGACGGCCCTCCTCCCGGCGCAGCTGTTACTCCCCCCGCAGACCAGCCACCGGCTCATCGACGCGGTCATGACCCTGACCCCGCCCTCCCCCGGCCGGCTGGCGGCCGCGACGGCCCGCGAGGCCCTCGCCGCCGCCGCGGCGCTCGCGGTCCTGGCGGTGCCGGGCACCGGATTCGTACGGGAACTCGTGCGGGCGCGCCGGGCCCGCACCCGGCACGCCGAACTGCTGCGCCTGGTCGGCCGGTACGACGCCCGGCTGGGCGCGACCGTACTGGACGACGCGCGCCCGGCGGTGTACTGCCTGCCGGGGCGTTCGCGACGGGTCGTGGTCTCGTCGGGGGCCGTGGAGGTCCTGACGGAACAGGAGCTGGCCGCGGCGCTCGCCCACGAGCGGGCCCACATCGGCGGCCGCCACCATCTGCTGGTCGCGGCGGCCGGGGCGTACTCGGCGGTCTTCCGCCGGCTGCCGCTGGCCCGGATCGGCGGGCGAACGGTCCCGCTGCTGCTGGAGATGGCCGCCGACGACCGTGCGCTGCGCGGCTGTTCCAGCAACGCGCTGGCCACGGCGCTGTACGCGCTGGCGTCGGGGCACGCGCCCCGCAGGGCCTTCGCGGCGGGCGGTCCGTCGGCGGCGGTGCGGATGCGCCGCATCCTGGGCCCGCGCCGGGCGGGCCGCCCGGTGCTGCGCGGGCTGTTCGCGGTGGTCGCGGCGGTGTCCGCCGTCGTTCCGCTGGTGATCGCCTGTTGTTGGACCTCCTGATAGCGGATCCCTCTCCTCCCCCAACCCGGTTATTTACTAAGCCAATTCGTAGATTTCCCGCCGCCCCCAACCACTCGAATTGCCCGCTATTCTGGGCGCGTGCGGGCTCAGGACCGGTACGGCGAGAGGTGCGGGAAGAATGCTGCTGGCTGACGTGCGGACGGCAGCGCCCGGTGACGCGACGGCGATTTCCCGGCTCCTCGCCGAAGCGATTCGCGACGGCTACGGCAAGGCCCTCGGCGAAATCCGGGTGGGCCGACTGGTGTCGGACCATTGCGCCCTGCCCCGCATTAGAGCGGAAATTGAAATTCCCGGCGGGGCGCCCGCCTGGCTGGGCTGGCTGGTCGCGGCCGACGCCGACGGCGCCGTCGTGGGAGCGGCCTCGGGCGGCGTGCCGGTCGCCTCCGAGGGCGAGGTCTACGCCCTGTGCGTGACTCCGGCCCGCCGGCGGGAGGGCATCGGCACGGCCCTGCTGGAGGCGGCGAGCAGCCGGATGCGGGAGCACGGGGCGACGTCCCAGCGGATCACCCTGCCCGTCGAACAGGCCCCGGCGCTCCCGTTCTTCGCCCGGCACGGCTTCGACGAGCTCACACCGGTACGGTTCGGCCGCGCGCTCTGACGGCCGCCGCCCGGCCCCTCCTGCCCGGCCCCTCCTGCCCGGCCCCTCCTGCCCGGCGCAGCGTGGCAGATCCACGCCATCGCGTGTTCACGCAGCCCGTCGCTCTGGCCCAAGTCCTCCTCCGCAGGCCAGGATTTCACCAGCGGCGCGGTCCCGGCGGCACGGGAGCCCCGCCCGGACGGTTGGACCGAGCGAGCCCCTGGAGGAGCGATGCACACACCGAGCGGCACTTCCCTGCCCGTCCTGCCGGCCGTGCCCGCCCCGTTCACACCGGCCCCGCCATCCGCGCACGCGGGCCCCGGTGTTGGCGTCGGTGTCGCCGTGGCGCACGGCGGATCCGCCCTCCTGCCTCCCGCCGGCTTCCTGCCCGGCCTGGAGTCGGCGGCGCCCGCCGACGAGGACGCGCTCTGGCTCCAGGACGCGCTGCTGGGCCCGCACAGCGCGGACATCGTCCGCTACCTGAGCCTCGCGAGGCGCTGCGGCGGCCCGGTCCTGGACCTGGGCTGCGGTGCGGGGCGGCTCGCCGTGCCGTTCGCCCGCCACGGCTTCCACGTCGAGGCGGTGGACCGGGACGCCGCGGGCCTGGAGCGGCTGCGGGCCTGGGGCCGGCGGATCGGGCCCCAGGTGTCGGGCCGTCTGGTCACCACCCGGGCCGATCTGGCGGAGCTGCGGCTGCGGGGCTCGTACCGGCTGGCCCTGCTGGCCGGGACGATGATCGCGGCCGTACCGCCCCACGCCCGCCCCGGGCTGCTGCGCGAGATCGCCGGGCACCTGGAGCCGGGCGGCGTGCTGGCCCTCGACTACACGGCGCACCGGCTGCGTGGGCTGTCGCAGGAGCCGCGGCGCACCTGGGCGTTCCAGGTCCCCCGCTTCGACGGCGTCGAGGAGTGGACCGTGGCCCGCCAGGTCTTCGACCTGGACGACATGAGCGAGCACATCACCTACCACTCGGTCCGCACGGGCAAGCTGAGCACCGGGCGGGTCACCCGGACCACCCACAAGTGGATCATCGACCCGGAGCGGCTCGCCGCCGAACTGGGGGCGGCGGGCCTGCGCGTGGAGCGCCGGCGCGGCCACCGACTCGACGAGCGGACCGAGAGCGTCCTGCTCATCTGCCGGGCCGGGGACTGACGCCCCCGCCCGCCCTCCCGCCTTCCCACCACCCGCTCCACGAGGCCGGGCAAGAGGTACGATGCCCACAAAGGTTTGAGTGGACCAGATCGCGGATGGTGGCGAAGTGATGGCTGTCGTGGAGGAGTCGACCGGCCGCGAGGCGGTGATCCAGCGCCTCCGCGACGTGGGGCTGCGCGTCACCGGGCCCCGGCTCGAGGTACTGCAGGTACTGGCCGCGGGCGGCCACATGGACGTCGAGTCGATCACGGCCGCCGCCCGCGAGCGGCTCGGGACCCTGACCAGCCAGGCCGTGTACGAGATGCTGCGGCACTTCCTGGAGACCGGACTGGCCTCGAAGTTCGACCGCCCCGGACTGCCCGCCGTCTTCGAGATCTCCGGCCCCGCGCACCAGCACGCGCTGTGCCTGCGCTGCGGCCGGGTGGAGAACGTCCAGGCCGAGGTGGCCGAGCCGGCCGGCGAGGCGATCGGCGCGTGGCGGATGGGCGACGCCGAGGTCACCTTCAAGGGGCTGTGCCCCGACTGCCTGCGCGCCTCGCAGGACACCCCCTAGCCCGGACACCCCCTGCCGCCGTCTCCCCACAGCCGTACGGGAGTTGGGCCCGCGCCGGACTCCGGGCCGCCCCGGCGGCACCCCGTCCGGGCCGGCCGGAAGCCCGGGCGCGCACTTCAGGGGCACCTTGTGACGCCCGTCACATCCCGTTCGAGGGGGCGGGAGCCCTCCCATAGGTATGTGCCAAAGTGTGACTGTCGATTCGTAAGATGAGGGGGTCGCTTCGCGATGGCAACGGGCGACGGCAGGGACGGCATCCAGTCCGCCGACAGGGTGCTGGCCTTCTATCAGGAGCTGCGCCTGCGCGGGGTGTCCGACCTGAACGAGGTCTTCCGGGAGCTCGGACTCGCGCCCGAGGAGTACGAGAAGTGGCGCGCGGAGCTGACCTCCCTCGGCCTCATCGTGCCGACGGGCACCACCCACGCCACCCGCGCCGACCTCCAGTCCGGCGCCTGGGAGCCGGGCCCGGACGCGGTCACCGTGGTCGACCCCGAGATCGCCCTGCTGCGGATGCTCCAGCGCGAACGCGAGCGGCTGCGCGAGCACCTGGACGAGTCCGACCGGGCCTACAGCGCGCTGGAGACCCTGGTCGGAAGGTTCCTGAGGCCCGGTTCGCTCAACGGTTCCGACGTCGAGGTGGAGATCCTCGACGACTACGGCCGGATCCAGCAGGTGCTGGAGGACATCACGGACGTCATCCGGCACGATCTGACGTCGATGCACGTCACGGCGCTGGTCCGGGAGGTGGCGGACCGGGTGCTCAGCCGCGACCGCCGGCAGATCGACAACGGGGTGCGCATCCGCGCCATCTACCACCAGCGGATCACCACCTCGCCGGAGGCCGTGGAGATGCTCCGCCGCCGGGTCGAGGCCGGTGTCGAGATACGCCTGTCCCCCGCCGTCCCGATGAACATGATCATCGCGGACCAGCAGTTCGCGGTGCTGCCCGTCCACCCCGACGACCGGTCGGCCGGCGCCATCCTCGCCCGCGGTCCCGCCCTGGTCCGCTCCTACCTCGCCCTGTACGAGCACTGCTGGCACGCGGCCACCCCGTACGGCGACGACGTCGCACCGGAACTCGGCGGGGACGGGCTTTCCGAACAGCAGCGGGCCGCCCTGAAAATGCTCGCCTCGGGCATGAAGGACGAGAAAGTCGCGCGGAATCTCGGAGTTTCCCTGCGGACGGTGAGCCGCATGCTGTCCGAGCTGATGCAGGAAATGGGAGCATCGAGCCGTTTCGAGGCCGGTGTACGCGCACAGCGGCTCGGCTGGCTGGACTGATTCACCGCTCGCGGGCGAGTGAAATACTGCCGCAATACTCCGGTCGCCCCGAATGCGGCGGGACCGGGAGAACGCAAAAGCCCCGCGACCGCCCGAAGGCGGTCGCGGGGCTTCATCCGCGGTGCAGGCCAGGCCGTTCAGTCCCAGCCGTTGTCGCCCGAGCGGGACGGCGCCTGGGCGACGGCCGTGGTACAGAGCGGGCGGGCGGGGGCGGTGTGACGGGCGTTCCCGTGGATTGCGGTGGTGTGCACAGCGGACATGATTCCTCCAGGGAGTTGGAATATCGATTCCGTCTCCGCGGATCCGTGCCGCCGGTATTCCGTCGAAGACATCTCTATTCTCATATGGATTCCGCGACCGGGCCAGTTTCCTGTAGCGCGTTTGAGGCGGATCTGGAGTTCATACACACGTTACACCTGCGCATCTTTGGTCAAGTCAAAAGAGCTGTTAGGGTGGCCTTCCGGCCTTCTCGACCCTCCAGGGGAGAGGCGTCGGCGAGGCAGGAGCGTGCCGCCGCTCCTGCCTCACTCATGTCCGCGCCGCCCTTCTCCTCGCGCAGCACGTCCCGGTAGACCTCCAGGGTCCGGGCGGCCGCGGCCTGCCAGCTCATCTCCCGGGCGTGGCACACCGCCGCCCGCCCCATCAGGGCGGCCTCCTGCGGGTGCTGCGCGAACCAGCGCAGCCGCCGGGCGTACTCCACCGGATCGTTGCCGGGTACGAGCAGGCCCGTCACCCCGTCCCGCACGGCGGTCGGCAGCCCGCCGACCGCCGAGGCCAGGACCGGGGTCCCGCAGGCCTGGGCCTCCAGTGCGACCAGGCCGAAGGACTCGCTGCGCGAGGGCACCATCAGGACGTCCGCCGCCCGGTACCACTGCGCCAGCTCCGACTGCGGCACCGGCGGGTAGTGGCGCAGTACGTCCGACACCCCGAGCTCGCGGGCCAGTTCCCAGGCCTCGCCGCGCGGTCCGGCGCCCGAGTTCCCGCCCACCACCGGGACGATGATCCGCCGGCGCAGCCCCGGAACCTCCCTCAGCAGTTCGGCGATCGCCCGCACCATCACGTCGGGGCCCTTGAGGGGCTGGATGCGGCCCGCGTACAGGGGGACGAAGGCGTCGGCCGGCAGCCCGAGCCGGGCCCGGGCCGCCGCCCGCCCCCGGCCGGGCCCGAAGGTGCGCAGGTCGACACCCGGCCGGACGATCTCCGTGCGCCGCGCGTCGGCCCCGTACAACTCCCGCAGCGCCCGCGCCTCGTCGCCGGTGTTCGCGATCAGCCGGTCGGCGGAGCCGACCACCTGGTGCTCGCCGCGGATCCGCAGCTCGGGCTCGGGGGTGTCCCCGGCGGCGAGGGCCTCGTTCTTGACCCGGGCCAGGGTGTGGGCGGTGTGCACGAGCGGGATCCGCCAGCCGGCGGCGGCGATCCGGCCGGCCTGCCCGGAGAGCCAGTAGTGCGAGTGGACCAGGTCGTAGCGCCGCTCCTCCTTGAGCAGCGCCAGCGAGAACGGCACCACCAGGGCGGGCATGTCCTCCTTGGGCAGGGCCGCGCGCGGGCCGGCCTCCAGGTGGCGCACCCGCACGCCGGGGCCGAGGTCCGCCCGGGAGGGGCGGGCCTCGCCCCGGCAGCGGGTGAACAGGTCGACCTCGACTCCCTGTTCGGCGAGGGCCCGGGACAGCTGGACCATGTAGACGTTCATGCCGCCCGCGTCCCCGGTGCCGGGCTGGTGCAGCGGCGAGGTGTGGACACTGAGCATGGCGACGCGCAGGGACACGTGGAGCTCCTACGGTGAGGGGCCGCGTCCGCCCTGCGCCGCCGGGCGACCGGCGCGCGGTCACGCGGCGAAGAAGGGATTCTGTCGTCTTGCTGTCGTGCGGGAAGTGCGGGTCGTGCGGGTCGTGCGGGCGCGCGACGGCTAGAAGCCGAACACCGGCCCCGAGGGCGGCGCCAGCCGGGTGCCCGGCGCGGGCGCGACGAGGGCCGCGGGAGAGACCGGCCCCCCGGGTTCCGCCTTGAGCGCGGCGGCCAGCCGGTCCGCGCCCTCCGGCATCACCGGCCGGGCCCAGGCGCCGAGCGCGCGGGCCACGGCCAGTTGCGCCGCCAGCACCGGCAGGTGGCGGCCGTCGGCGGTGGGGCGGTGTGCCTCGTGCGCGTTGACATGGCCGAAGTCGGCCACCGAGCGCACCATTTCGTCGAGCAGGGCGACCGCCCTGCGCGGGTCGAACGCCTCCGGCGAGTAGGCCTCGCGCAGGTCCTCCACCCCGCGCAGCAGCCGCCGCTCCAGCACCTCCCAGCCGGTGCCGCCGGGCAGGGCCGCCGGGGCCCGTCCCGCGCACTCCTCGCGCACGGCGCCGAAGAGCCGGGCGAGCCAGTTGTTCCAGCTCTCGTCCAGCTCCCGGCGGGCCGCGGCGAGCCGGTCGGCGTGGAAGGCCGTACGGCGGCCCAGCGGGCGGGCCTGCAGGACGTGCCGGCGCAGGGTGTCCGATCCGTACTCGGTGATCAGGTCCAGCGCCCAGGCCTTCTGCCCGGAGCCCCAGACCAGCGCCTCGTCCTCGATCACGTACGCCTCGTTGACGCAGAAGTGCTGCGGCAGCTTGACCCCCTGGGCGAACAGCAGGACCGGCAGCAGCACCGCGTGGCAGAAGGCGTGGCCGAAGCCGCAGAAGTGGATGGCCCGTTCGGGCAGCGGGTGGTCGCCGTGGCCGAAGAGGTGCATGGCGGCCGCCTCGAAGCAGCCGTCGATGCGGTGCTCGGGGAAGCCGTCGACGGGGACGGGCAGTCCCCACTCGGCGGGGTGGGACACCGCGATGTCCGGCAGGCCGTCCTCGACGAGCGACTCGCACAGCGCGGCCAGCCGCGGCGGCATGCCGGTGCCGGCCCAGTACTCGGCGAGGGCGTCGCGGTGCGGCTCGAGCGGGATGTAGAGGCGCCGGCAGCGGCGGGGCAGGGCCGGGGAGGCGCACTGGGCGCAGCGCGGCTCCAGCAGGTCGCCGCCGTCGTTGGGGCGGGCGCACTCGTGGCACATCCCGCCGTCGCTGACCGCCGCGCAGTGCGGGCAGGTCCCGGTGACGTGGGCTCCGTGGAGCCAGCGGCCGCAGGGTTCGCAGTACGGCGTCAGGCGGGTGCGGGCCGCGATGACCCCGTCCGCGTGCAGCCGCCGGAAGAGGTCCGCCAGCCAGCGCGCGTAGCCCTTGTCCTGGCGGGGGCGCACGATGTGGTCGAACTCGACGCCCGAGCGCAGCCAGTCCGACGTGATCGCGGCGCGGTATCCCTCGGCGACCTCCTCCGGCTTGCGGCCGGCGCGGAGCGCGCGGACGTGGACGGAGCTGGTGTGGTCCGCGGTGCCGGTGGTGAACCGGACGGGTTCGCCCTCGGCTCTCAGGTACCGGGCCAGCACATCGGCGGCGACGTACGGTCCCGCCAGGTGGCCGACGTGCAGTTCGCCGTGGGTGGCCGGCGGGGTCGCGGTGATCCAGACGGGGGTGCTCATGGGACCTCCTTGACGCTGTGGTGCGAGGACGCAGCGAGGCTCGGAACGGAACGGATGGGGTGCCCAGCAAAGCCTGACAGAGAAACGAACCGCGCGGTCTGGTATCTGCTTGCGCATTCGCGCCGTTGCGTGGACACGCCAGGAGGGTCCGGGCCGGGGCCCTTGGCGCGCCCTCAGGCTGCGCAGTCGGCCGGTACGCCCATCCCCCGGACCACCTCGGTCCACAGCTCGTGCGTGGCCAGCGCCCACAGCGCGAGCGCGTCGCGGTCCGACGGCCGCTCCAGCTGACGGGCCAGCAGGGCCCGCACCCGGTCGGGCCGGACCTGTCCGGCCCGCGCGAGCCGCTCCGGCGACAGCAGCTCCCGTACCGGTTCCAGCAGCGGGCCGCCGGGGGCCAGCATCGCGGTGACCGGCAGGGCGAACGGCTGCCGGGGCCGGTTCAGCACCGCCTTCGGCAGCAGCTCGCGCCCCGCCCCGGCGAGGGCCCGCCGGTCCTGCAGGGAGCGGGGCGGGGCGGCCCGGGCGTGCGCGGCGACGGAAGGCCGGCAGAACGGCATCCTGGCCTCGACGGCCGAGGCCATGCCCAGGTGGTCGATGCGGCGCAGGTGGCGGGCGGGCAGCCGCCAGCGGGTCTCGAAGGCGGTGATCGCGGCGAGCCGGTCGCAGCCCGCCGAGCGCAGCTCCCGCTCGACGCGGTCGGCGGCCGAGCCCTCCTCGGCGATGAAGGCGCGGTAGGCGGGCGTGTACAGGTGCTCGCGGAGCATCCGGGGCGCGGCGGACAGCGCGGCGGTGTAGGCGGCGGCCCAGTCGGCGCCGTCGGCTGCCGCGGCCGCGGCCCGCATCCGCGCGGAGGCGCCGAAGAGTTCGTCGGCCCCGTCCCCGGTCAGGGCCACGGTGTAGCCGGCCTGCCGGACGGCCCTGAAGAGGGCGTACGTGCTCAGCGCGGCGGGGTCGGCGCTGGGCTGCCCGAGGTGGCGGGTGGTCAGGGTCAGCAGCGACCCCAGCTCGGCCGGGTCCAGGGCGACTTCGTGGTGGACGGTACGGGTGTGCCGGGCGACCGCACGGGCGTGGGCGGCCTCGCAGTCGGGCCATCTGCCCCGGTGGGTGAGGTGGAAGGTGTGCGGGGCGGGCGCCCCGTCCTCCCGGGCGTACTCGGCCGCCAGCGCCGTGACCAGGCCGGAGGCCAGCCCGCCGCTCGTGAGGGCGCACACCGGTACGTCGGCCCGCGCGAGGCGGCGTACCTCGCGGCGCAGCACGTCCCCGGTGTCCGGGCGGGCCGGCTCGGGGTCGCCCGCCCCCGGCTGCCCCGGGGGCAGGCGCCGCAGCACCGGTGCCCGTCCGGGGTGTACGACGGCGGTCGCGCCCGGGGGCAGGACGCTGATGCCCTCCAGCGCGGTCCGCGCGGAGATCGGCGTCACGAGGGCGAGGACGGTGTCGAGGCTGTCCGCGCGCGGGGCGGTGCGCACCCCGTCGAAGGCCAGCAGCGCCGGGATCTCGGACGCGAACCGGAACACCCCGTCCGGGCCCTGGTGGTAGTGCAGGGGCTTGATGCCCATGGGGTCGGCGGCGAGGAGCAGCCGGGGGCTCGCGCGGACGTCGAGGACGGCGACGGCGAACATCCCGTCGAGCCGCCGCGCGAAGTCCGGCCCGTACTCGGCGTACAGCGCGGGCAGCAGGGTGCCGTCGCACAGGTCGGGGAACCGGTGGCCCCGGGCGGCGAGTTCGCGCCGCAGCTCGGCATGGTTGTAGATCTCGCCGTTGAGGACGGCCGTGATCCCCGGCAGGTGGGCCAGCCGGTACGGCTGCTGCCCGCCGCGCGGGTCGGTCACGGCGAGCCGGTCGCAGCCCAGCGACCAGCCCGGCCCGCGCAGCACCTGGTGCTCGTCGGGACCGCCGTGCCGCTGCCGGGCGGAGACCGCCGCGAGCTCGGCCGGGTCGGGGCGGGCCGCCCCGGCCGAGAGAGATCCGAAAATCCTGCACATGCCGGACGCCTCCGCTTCCCCACGCACGCGTGGTTTCCCTCAACGATGTGGAGCGCACAAGTCTTGGAGTGGCGTAGAGGCGACATGTCGCGTGTACGCCAAAGGAGCCGCCTTGCGGCCCACGGCCCCGCCCAACAGGCTGATCACATGGAACACTTCGCGACCGATCGCATAGACCGCAGCGCACCCGAATCCCTGCTGGTCGTGGCCGCGCACCCGGACGACATCGAGTTCTGCGTCAGCGGGACGGTCATGCGGTGGATCGCGCAGGGCACCACCCGGGTGACGTACTGCATCGTCACCGACGGCGGGGCGGGCGGCTACGACGAGCAGCTCCCGCGCCAGGCCATGGGAGACCTGCGCCGCGCCGAACAGGTCCACTCGGCCAAGCGCAGCGGCGTCGACGACGTCCGCTTCCTCGGCTACCCCGACAGCTACGTCGAGGCGAGCGTGGAGCTGCGGCGCGACCTGTGCCGGGTGATCCGGCAGGTCCGCCCGCAGCGCGCCGTCATACCGAGCCCGGAGATCAACTGGTCCCGCGTCGCCGATCTGCACCCCGACCACCGCGCCGTGGGCGACGCCGCCCTGCGGGCCATCTATCCCGAGGCGCGCAATCCGTTCGCGCACCCGACGCTCCTCAAGGAGGAGGGCCTGGAGCCGTGGATCGTGCCGGAGCTGTGGCTGATGACGGGGCCGAACCCGAACCAGTACATCGACGTCACCCCCGTCTTCGACCGCAAGGTCGAGGCCCTGCGCATCCACACCTCGCAGACCGCGCACTTCGACGACCTGGCGGGGCTGTTGCGGGAGTGGCTGGGTGAGCACGCGCGGGCGGCGGGGCTGCCCGTGGGGCGGATGGCGGAGGCCTTCCAGGTCGTGAAGATCGACTGAGCGCTCCGCCCGGGCCGGGTCCCGTTCGCCGTGTGGGGCGGACGGGACCCGGCCCGTGTGCTGTCCGGGGTCACCGGTAGATGAGCAGTTCCCCCTCGGCCGCGCCCGCCAGTTCGTAGCGGGTCGCGACCAGCGGACGGCCGGAGTAGAGGCGGATCAGCGTCGCCGCGTCCCCGCGGAAGCGGGCGGCGGCCCGGCCGGCCACCTCGTTGCCCAGGACCAGCGGTCCCCCGTGGCCGCCGATGTCGGCGACCAGCCGGGGGGTCTCCCGCTTGCGGCTGGCGGTGCGCAGCAGGGGCAGGGCGAGCGGCAGGCTGTCGCCGGCGTACGCCCCGGGCTCCCCGAACGCCTCGCGGACGTCGCCCGCGTGGATCCACTCCCCCAGCGCCACCGCGTCCAGCCTGCCGTCGCCGGCGGCGATGGCCGGGCCGGCCTCGGTGAGGCCGCGCTCCAGCTCGTCCACGATCCGGGGCACCGGCCAGTCCAGGCGCTCGGCCACGTCGGCGGCGTTGGCGGCGGGCAGGAAGACCCCTTCCTCCAGCCGGCCCTCGACGATCCGTACGAGGGCGGCCGCGCAGTGCGCGAGGACGTCCCGGGCGGTCCACCCGGGGCAGGCGGTGCGGAGCCCGTAGGCGGCCTGCGGCGTGCGGCGCAACAGCGGGATCAGCGCGTCCCGTTCGGTGCGCAGCAGCCGGTCCGGGAGCCAGGGGTCGCGCACCTCGGCGACGGCCTCCACGACGGCTTCCACGGTGTCCACGGTGTCCACGGTGTCCACGGCCGTCAGTAGCGGTAGTGGTCGGGCTTGTACGGGCCCTCGACCGCGACGCCGATGTAGGCGGCCTGCTCCGGACGCAGGGTGGTGAGCCTGACCCCGAGGGCGTCCAGGTGGAGGCGGGCGACCTTCTCGTCGAGGTGCTTGGGCAGCACGTACACGTCGGTCGGGTACTCCGACGGCTTCGTGAACAGCTCGATCTGGGCCAGGGTCTGGTCCGCGAAGGAGTTCGACATGACGAAGGACGGGTGGCCGGTCGCGTTGCCCAGGTTGAGGAGGCGGCCCTCGGAGAGGACGATCAGGACCTTGCCGTCGGGGAACTTCCAGGTGTGGACCTGGGGCTTGACCTCGTCCTTGACGATGCCGTCGATCTTGGCCAGGCCGGCCATGTCGATCTCGTTGTCGAAGTGGCCGATGTTGCCGACGATCGCCTGGTGCTTCATCTTGGCCATGTCCGAGGCCATGATGATGTCCTTGTTGCCCGTCGTCGTGACGAAGATGTCCGCGATCTCCACGACATCGTCCAGGGTGGCGACCTGGTAGCCGTCCATCGCCGCCTGGAGGGCGCAGATCGGGTCGATCTCCGTGACGATGACCCGCGCGCCCTGGCCGCGCAGGGACTCCGCGGAGCCCTTGCCGACGTCGCCGTAACCGCAGACCACCGCGACCTTGCCACCGATGAGGACGTCGGTGGCGCGGTTGATGCCGTCGATCAGGGAGTGGCGGCAGCCGTACTTGTTGTCGAACTTCGA
The Streptomyces sp. NBC_00091 genome window above contains:
- a CDS encoding class I tRNA ligase family protein, with protein sequence MSTPVWITATPPATHGELHVGHLAGPYVAADVLARYLRAEGEPVRFTTGTADHTSSVHVRALRAGRKPEEVAEGYRAAITSDWLRSGVEFDHIVRPRQDKGYARWLADLFRRLHADGVIAARTRLTPYCEPCGRWLHGAHVTGTCPHCAAVSDGGMCHECARPNDGGDLLEPRCAQCASPALPRRCRRLYIPLEPHRDALAEYWAGTGMPPRLAALCESLVEDGLPDIAVSHPAEWGLPVPVDGFPEHRIDGCFEAAAMHLFGHGDHPLPERAIHFCGFGHAFCHAVLLPVLLFAQGVKLPQHFCVNEAYVIEDEALVWGSGQKAWALDLITEYGSDTLRRHVLQARPLGRRTAFHADRLAAARRELDESWNNWLARLFGAVREECAGRAPAALPGGTGWEVLERRLLRGVEDLREAYSPEAFDPRRAVALLDEMVRSVADFGHVNAHEAHRPTADGRHLPVLAAQLAVARALGAWARPVMPEGADRLAAALKAEPGGPVSPAALVAPAPGTRLAPPSGPVFGF
- a CDS encoding asparagine synthetase B gives rise to the protein MCRIFGSLSAGAARPDPAELAAVSARQRHGGPDEHQVLRGPGWSLGCDRLAVTDPRGGQQPYRLAHLPGITAVLNGEIYNHAELRRELAARGHRFPDLCDGTLLPALYAEYGPDFARRLDGMFAVAVLDVRASPRLLLAADPMGIKPLHYHQGPDGVFRFASEIPALLAFDGVRTAPRADSLDTVLALVTPISARTALEGISVLPPGATAVVHPGRAPVLRRLPPGQPGAGDPEPARPDTGDVLRREVRRLARADVPVCALTSGGLASGLVTALAAEYAREDGAPAPHTFHLTHRGRWPDCEAAHARAVARHTRTVHHEVALDPAELGSLLTLTTRHLGQPSADPAALSTYALFRAVRQAGYTVALTGDGADELFGASARMRAAAAAADGADWAAAYTAALSAAPRMLREHLYTPAYRAFIAEEGSAADRVERELRSAGCDRLAAITAFETRWRLPARHLRRIDHLGMASAVEARMPFCRPSVAAHARAAPPRSLQDRRALAGAGRELLPKAVLNRPRQPFALPVTAMLAPGGPLLEPVRELLSPERLARAGQVRPDRVRALLARQLERPSDRDALALWALATHELWTEVVRGMGVPADCAA
- a CDS encoding PIG-L deacetylase family protein, with amino-acid sequence MEHFATDRIDRSAPESLLVVAAHPDDIEFCVSGTVMRWIAQGTTRVTYCIVTDGGAGGYDEQLPRQAMGDLRRAEQVHSAKRSGVDDVRFLGYPDSYVEASVELRRDLCRVIRQVRPQRAVIPSPEINWSRVADLHPDHRAVGDAALRAIYPEARNPFAHPTLLKEEGLEPWIVPELWLMTGPNPNQYIDVTPVFDRKVEALRIHTSQTAHFDDLAGLLREWLGEHARAAGLPVGRMAEAFQVVKID
- a CDS encoding maleylpyruvate isomerase family mycothiol-dependent enzyme → MDTVDTVDTVEAVVEAVAEVRDPWLPDRLLRTERDALIPLLRRTPQAAYGLRTACPGWTARDVLAHCAAALVRIVEGRLEEGVFLPAANAADVAERLDWPVPRIVDELERGLTEAGPAIAAGDGRLDAVALGEWIHAGDVREAFGEPGAYAGDSLPLALPLLRTASRKRETPRLVADIGGHGGPLVLGNEVAGRAAARFRGDAATLIRLYSGRPLVATRYELAGAAEGELLIYR
- the ahcY gene encoding adenosylhomocysteinase, producing MPAEFTDFKVADLSLAAFGRKEITLAEHEMPGLMSIREEYAEAQPLAGARITGSLHMTVQTAVLIETLVALGADVRWVSCNIYSTQDHAAAAIAAAGIPVFAWKGETLEEYWWCTEQALTWPGHVGPNMILDDGGDATLLVHKGVEFEKAGAVPDPSTADNEEMGFVLELLGRSTLNWTQMASEIRGVTEETTTGVHRLYEMHQAGALLFPAINVNDAVTKSKFDNKYGCRHSLIDGINRATDVLIGGKVAVVCGYGDVGKGSAESLRGQGARVIVTEIDPICALQAAMDGYQVATLDDVVEIADIFVTTTGNKDIIMASDMAKMKHQAIVGNIGHFDNEIDMAGLAKIDGIVKDEVKPQVHTWKFPDGKVLIVLSEGRLLNLGNATGHPSFVMSNSFADQTLAQIELFTKPSEYPTDVYVLPKHLDEKVARLHLDALGVRLTTLRPEQAAYIGVAVEGPYKPDHYRY